The following proteins are co-located in the Candidatus Methylomirabilota bacterium genome:
- a CDS encoding periplasmic heavy metal sensor: MTLRKTVALALMMAIALWSATVFADGGHWGRHGGTGGWSGAILRSVGLTDAQRAQIRQIYTSHRPQLRALGQQLRAAQAQLGDQLYGAGAPTDATLGPLTQQLDQLRGQLAKERVQLALEIRNVLTADQLAKAAQVRQQLRQLREQRRNLLQPTG, from the coding sequence ATGACACTGCGCAAGACTGTCGCCCTCGCGCTGATGATGGCAATCGCGCTCTGGAGCGCAACGGTGTTCGCCGACGGCGGCCACTGGGGCCGGCACGGCGGCACGGGCGGCTGGAGCGGCGCGATCCTCCGGAGCGTCGGCCTCACCGACGCCCAGAGGGCGCAGATCCGTCAGATCTACACCAGCCACCGGCCACAGCTCCGCGCCCTCGGGCAACAGCTCCGCGCGGCGCAGGCGCAGCTCGGCGACCAGCTCTACGGCGCCGGCGCCCCGACGGACGCGACGCTCGGCCCGCTGACGCAGCAGCTCGACCAGCTGCGCGGCCAGCTCGCGAAGGAGCGGGTCCAGCTCGCGCTCGAGATCCGTAACGTCCTGACCGCGGACCAGCTCGCGAAGGCGGCGCAGGTCCGCCAGCAGCTCCGGCAGCTCCGCGAGCAGCGGCGGAACCTCCTCCAGCCGACCGGCTAG